The Primulina huaijiensis isolate GDHJ02 chromosome 17, ASM1229523v2, whole genome shotgun sequence genome window below encodes:
- the LOC140962313 gene encoding NDR1/HIN1-like protein 10, which produces MADTKQPHLNGAYYGPSIPPPSKSYHRPGRGGSCCCNPFSCLLNCLCTCVCQILCTILVVVGIVVLVCWLIFRPNEVKFYASGASLTQFNLDNNTLQYNLAVNLTIRNPNRRIGVYYDRIEATAMYEGNRLNTKELQPFYQGHKSTNFLNAEFNGQQLILLGANELSDHNQNKISNVYDIDVKLRLRIRLKLGVVKTPRMKPKINCDLKIPLSSNSNTTSVVVFESKRCDFDWR; this is translated from the coding sequence ATGGCTGATACTAAACAACCCCACCTCAACGGAGCCTATTACGGCCCTTCGATCCCTCCGCCGTCCAAGTCCTACCACCGCCCCGGTCGCGGAGGGAGCTGCTGCTGCAACCCCTTCAGCTGCCTTCTCAACTGCCTCTGCACCTGCGTGTGCCAGATCCTATGCACCATCCTCGTAGTCGTTGGAATCGTCGTCCTCGTGTGCTGGCTCATCTTTCGCCCCAACGAAGTTAAGTTCTACGCCTCAGGGGCCTCGCTGACCCAGTTCAACCTCGACAACAACACGCTCCAATACAACTTGGCCGTCAACCTGACCATCCGGAACCCGAACCGACGCATCGGGGTGTATTACGATAGGATCGAGGCGACAGCAATGTACGAGGGGAATAGACTCAACACCAAGGAACTGCAGCCGTTTTACCAGGGACACAAGAGCACGAACTTCCTGAACGCGGAATTCAACGGACAACAACTGATTCTCCTCGGAGCCAATGAGCTATCTGATCACAACCAGAACAAGATTTCCAACGTCTACGACATCGATGTGAAGCTTCGTCTACGAATCAGGCTGAAGCTGGGGGTCGTGAAAACGCCGAGGATGAAGCCCAAGATCAATTGCGACTTGAAAATACCATTGTCTTCCAACAGCAACACGACTTCCGTTGTGGTGTTTGAATCAAAGAGGTGTGACTTCGATTGGCGCTGA